The Coffea arabica cultivar ET-39 chromosome 4e, Coffea Arabica ET-39 HiFi, whole genome shotgun sequence genome includes a window with the following:
- the LOC140005549 gene encoding uncharacterized protein — protein MPPDPHAFYQTTAEPVVPEHVFQNKPEMGESSAPIDLKLLKRLDRFDEFIRKSQGLSKQGVLDYDDLCLFPNVQLPVGFKTPKFNKYDGTGNPKTHLRLFANKLGRPVDDENLPLRLFPESLEGDALDWYSNLKLEEVKTWLDLSNAFIRQYEYNCELAPTRTTLEGTKRQPSEDHKTYAKRWRKVAAKVEPPMTEDEIILKGRRKIGMVPPPTYPYGMPAWYNPQAVCAYHSGTPGHSTLDCKALKHKVQDMIEAGEIVIRKREAQGPNVNRNPLPEHANIVGVILDDAEYVEQVKKLAREAEVFGITDQPFVIELPFEEDEKPFILDLTPAEREVLEPVVIEFPKQEPVLSLQQVPWNYDEPVIQIGEKSIAKKEVSVVTRSGKTAGPFETTIPIQANNSEPPAKPTITEKEALDFLKRLQRSEYNVIEKLSKSPAQISMLDLLFSSDMHRDALIEVLTRAQIPRDISVDNFSHVVGSVLFTKQITFSDDELPVEGIGHNKALYIVVRCNGKMLPKVLIDNGSALNICPWSTLEKLGLQDIKLRPSGTIIRGFDGAQREPIGKVDLVVEIGPDQFQITCQVMHFLSVYNVLLGRPWIHKSGAVPSSLHQLLKFVVNDKLITIFAEEDCLVITDSGSKEDGSRNVTMTPHSTADIVSVSWITNEERALPKASVMMAKEMIRGGYEFDKGLGRDLQGILKPVEIVEKKDSFGLGFRPTAKDIREMKERKKAEKEGRQGALDIPPLHYTFPRPAEVIMSEINPVDEIEASLAQLFIGATFEDSFPDKAEFPDIPEGHLPRARNAFADALATLASMIQYPDELKIEPIQIQFQDKPAHCWAVDKPSDNVPWYNDIKEFLKTGSYPLHASTKDKSFLRRMLEAFFGFDDTIADSSETEICSRMAVHRNRPWFMY, from the exons ATGCCTCCAGATCCACACGCCTTTTATCAAACTACTGCAGAGCCCGTTGTGCCGGAGCACGTTTTTCAaaacaagccagaaatgggagagTCATCTGCCCCAATTGATCTGAAGTTACTTAAGCGGTTGGACCGTTTCGATGAGTTCATCCGCAAGAGCCAAGGGTTAAGCAAACAAGGGGTGTTAGATTACGATGATCTGTGCCTATTTCCAAACGTGCAACTGCCGGTGGGGTTCAAGACCCCGAAGTTCAACAAATATGACGGTACGGGCAACCCAAAGACGCACTTGCGTTTGTTCGCTAACAAGTTGGGTAGACCAGTGGATGATGAGAACTTGCCGTTAAGGTTATTCCCGGAGAGTTTAGAAGGCGATGCCCTTGATTGGTATTCAAATTTAAAGCTGGAGGAGGTGAAAACCTGGCTCGATCTGTCCAATGCTTTTATCAGACAGTATGAGTATAACTGTGAATTGGCACCGACCCGGACTACTTTGGAGGGCACAAAGAGGCAACCATCTGAGGATCACAAGACATACGCCAAAAGATGGAGAAAGGTAGCTGCTAAGGTGGAACCTccgatgactgaggatgaaattattc TTAAAGGCCGGAGAAAAATTGGTATggtaccccctcctacctatccGTATGGCATGCCCGCCTGGTATAACCCGCAAGCTGTTTGTGCTTATCACTCAGGGACACCCGGGCATTCCACTTTGGATTGCAAGGCTCTCAAACATAAAGTTCAAGACATGATTGAAGCCGGAGAGATTGTAATTAGGAAAAGGGAGGCACAAGGACCGAACGTAAATAGAAACCCCTTGCCGGAGCACGCTAATATCGTTGGGGTCATTCTGGACGATGCAGAGTATGTGGAACAAGTCAAGAAATTGGCGAGGGAAGCTGAAGTATTTGGGATCACAGACCAGCCATTTGTCATAGAATTGCCATTCGAAGAGGATGAAAAGCCTTTTATCTTGGATCTCACGCCAGCTGAGAGGGAGGTTTTGGAGCCCGTAGTCATTGAATTCCCGAAGCAAGAGCCTGTTTTAAGTCTGCAACAAGTGCCATGGAATTACGATGAACCCGTCATACAGATTGGGGAGAAGTCAATTGCAAAGAAGGAGGTGTCAGTGGTTACCAGATCGGGGAAGACTGCCGGTCCGTTTGAAACTACCATTCCGATTCAAGCAAATAATTCCGAGCCGCCTGCTaaaccaacaatcaccgagaaagaGGCTTTGGATTTTCTTAAAAGGCTCCAGAGAAGCGAATACAATGTAATCGAGAAGCTAAGCAAGTCACCTGCTCAGATATCCATGTTGGACCTGCTCTTTTCATCAGATATGCATAGGGACGCGTTGATCGAAGTATTGACTAGAGCTCAAATCCCTAGGGATATTTCAGTTGATAATTTCTCGCATGTGGTTGGAAGTGTGTTATTTACCAAACAAATTACTTTTTCTGACGATGAATTGCCGGTGGAGGGTATTGGACATAACAAGGCCCTATACATAGTTGTGAGGTGCAATGGGAAAATGCTGCCGAAAGTATTGATTGACAATGGCTCTGCacttaatatctgtccttggagcaccttggaaaagctagggttgcaaGACATaaagctgaggccttcagggactatAATTCGAGGTTTTGATGGAGCGCAAAGAGAGCCAATAGGAAAAGTGGATTTAGTCGTCGAGATAGGGCCCGACCAATTTCAAATAACctgccaagtcatgcactttCTTAGTGTTTACAATGTTCTACTTGGAAGGCCGTGGATTCATAAGTCTGGGGCTGTGCCTTCTTCATTACATCAGTTGCTGAAGTTTGTAGTAAATGACAAGCTGATAACTATATTTGCCGAAGAGGATTGCCTTGTAATCACCGATTCTGGGTCAAAAGAGGATGGAAGCCGCAATGTCACCATGACTCCTCATAGCACGGCTGACATCGTCTCTGTAAGTTGGATCACAAACGAGGAGCGAGCTTTACCAaaggccagtgtcatgatggcCAAAGAAATGATCCGTGGAGGCTATGAATTTGACAAAGGGCTGGGACGAGATTTGCAAGGAATTCTGAAGCCAGTGGAGATTGTGGAGAAAAAGGATTCATTTGGTTTGGGTTTCCGACCGACTGCCAAGGACATCAGAGAGATGAAGGAACGCAAGAAAGCggagaaagaaggaaggcaAGGGGCTCTTGACATTCCACCACTGCATTATACTTTCCCACGACCAGCCGAGGTGATCATGTCGGAAATTAACCCAGTTGATGAAATTGAAGctagtttggcccaattgttcattggggcaacatttgaagatagtttTCCAGACAAAgctgaatttcctgacatccccGAAGG acatctcccACGAGCCCGAAATGCGTTTGCCGATGCTTTGGCCACTTTAGCTTCTATGATCCAGTATCCAGATGAGTTGAAGATCGAACCAATCCAGATTCAATTTCAAGACAAGCCTGCCCACTGTTGGGCTGTAGATAAGCCTTCTGACAATGTTCCTTGGTATAATGATATtaaggagtttctcaaaactggATCTTACCCCCTGCATGCTAGTACCAAGGACAAGAGCTTTCTGCGTAGAatg